One genomic window of Ilyobacter polytropus DSM 2926 includes the following:
- a CDS encoding GNA1162 family protein, translating into MRRGVITTILLLIFFTGCSSRRMVRQSETNVSPAKLAILPIDNLTNDVSGAEVLREVIYAAFIENPKGYEVQPMQKTDELLLNEGITDGGQLSLVHPIELSEILGTDGLLYIKLEELSLITLPFYHVRKIDMTYRMYNMGKLYIEEPLVVANRFLDINGILKTIDDPSNGLAYAGQGIAIHQGLRFITAGLGKHELRPEMGMISLKLLKTLPIGLAGSEEYIQEVEKEILKLREKFKNNENILPDNLENEYIEKKIIEDGIQLIN; encoded by the coding sequence ATGAGAAGAGGAGTAATAACAACTATCCTTCTCCTGATTTTTTTTACAGGATGCAGCAGCAGAAGAATGGTGCGACAGAGTGAGACAAATGTTTCTCCTGCAAAACTTGCTATTTTACCTATAGACAACCTGACAAATGATGTATCAGGGGCAGAGGTTCTAAGGGAGGTTATCTATGCAGCTTTTATTGAAAATCCCAAAGGCTACGAGGTTCAGCCTATGCAAAAGACAGATGAACTTTTGCTCAATGAGGGTATAACTGATGGGGGGCAGCTTTCACTTGTTCATCCTATAGAACTTTCTGAAATTTTAGGAACAGACGGACTTCTTTATATAAAACTCGAAGAACTTTCTCTTATAACTTTGCCTTTTTATCATGTTCGAAAAATAGATATGACTTACAGAATGTATAATATGGGAAAGCTTTACATCGAAGAACCTCTTGTTGTTGCCAATAGATTTTTAGATATAAACGGTATTTTAAAAACTATAGATGATCCTTCAAACGGACTAGCTTATGCTGGACAAGGGATTGCTATACACCAAGGTCTTAGATTTATAACAGCAGGTCTAGGAAAGCATGAGTTAAGACCTGAGATGGGAATGATCTCATTAAAATTATTAAAAACACTGCCTATTGGTTTAGCAGGCAGTGAAGAATATATACAAGAGGTTGAAAAAGAGATATTGAAACTCAGGGAGAAATTTAAGAATAATGAAAATATTCTTCCTGATAATCTGGAAAATGAATATATTGAGAAAAAAATCATAGAAGATGGTATTCAATTAATAAATTAA
- a CDS encoding cell division protein SepF, which produces MNFDIVFLKPEKFEECMSIVEHIKKERIVHINLSKLDAKNSQRVLDFVSGAVYIQEAQIIQPGEQVFCSVPKGKSYFMDGKEKALKGDTELIDLRYDEEEEIKPKFG; this is translated from the coding sequence ATGAATTTCGATATAGTATTTCTAAAACCAGAAAAATTTGAGGAATGTATGAGTATAGTAGAGCACATTAAAAAAGAGAGAATAGTTCATATTAACCTTTCAAAATTGGATGCAAAAAATTCTCAGAGAGTATTGGACTTTGTCAGTGGAGCAGTTTATATTCAAGAAGCACAGATAATCCAGCCTGGAGAACAAGTATTTTGCTCAGTCCCAAAAGGCAAGAGCTATTTTATGGATGGGAAAGAAAAGGCCCTTAAAGGTGATACAGAACTTATTGATCTTAGATATGATGAAGAAGAGGAGATAAAGCCCAAGTTTGGTTGA
- a CDS encoding DUF2780 domain-containing protein, with the protein MELIEMLTSQLGVTEEQAKGGSGLIFKMAKDKLQGEEFSQVADAVPDIEGMISSAPKAGVIGGLTSLLGGKAGHLAGLASGFKHLDLGGDMVGKFVPVILSFVQSKGGEGVKNILEKVMK; encoded by the coding sequence ATGGAATTAATTGAAATGTTGACAAGTCAATTGGGGGTAACTGAAGAGCAAGCAAAAGGTGGTTCAGGTCTTATATTTAAAATGGCAAAGGACAAACTCCAGGGAGAAGAATTTAGTCAGGTAGCTGATGCAGTCCCTGATATAGAGGGGATGATTTCATCAGCTCCAAAAGCTGGAGTTATAGGTGGATTGACTTCTTTGCTAGGTGGTAAAGCGGGACATCTTGCAGGTCTAGCTAGTGGATTTAAACACCTTGATCTAGGTGGAGATATGGTAGGTAAATTTGTTCCTGTTATACTCTCTTTTGTACAGTCAAAAGGTGGAGAAGGGGTAAAAAACATACTTGAAAAAGTTATGAAATAG
- the dhaM gene encoding dihydroxyacetone kinase phosphoryl donor subunit DhaM, whose product MIGLIIVSHNRNLGEEIINLTSEMKSYPFKVVNGSGTSGDYYGTEPNIILEAIKEADEGDGAVILCDLGSAVMNAQMSLEFLEPEQQDKIVIADAPIVEGALVAMSANCPGISIGELVEEIEESRSFSKLE is encoded by the coding sequence ATGATAGGACTCATCATTGTATCCCACAATAGAAATTTAGGAGAAGAAATAATCAACTTGACTTCTGAAATGAAAAGTTATCCATTTAAAGTTGTGAATGGAAGCGGTACTTCAGGGGACTACTATGGAACTGAACCAAATATCATCCTTGAGGCTATTAAAGAAGCTGATGAGGGTGATGGAGCGGTAATTCTATGCGATCTAGGAAGTGCTGTTATGAATGCTCAGATGTCTTTAGAATTTTTAGAACCTGAACAGCAAGATAAAATAGTAATAGCAGATGCACCTATAGTGGAGGGGGCTCTTGTGGCAATGTCTGCCAATTGTCCAGGGATAAGTATAGGGGAATTGGTGGAAGAGATTGAAGAAAGCAGAAGTTTTTCTAAACTCGAGTGA
- the dhaL gene encoding dihydroxyacetone kinase subunit DhaL: MIDNKKLLDVLNNIGDRIIENKMVLNDLDTAIGDGDHGINMSRGFTNVKDKLKDLEGKDCTTILNTVAMTLISTVGGASGPLYGTAFMKSAAAVKGMESIDSKAFLSILKASIDGIQMRGKAVKGEKTILDSLIPAYEAYEKSLSDEESGTKALEQAVIAARDGVEYTKTIKATKGRASYLGDRSIGHADPGATSTKLILEAILEVL; encoded by the coding sequence ATGATTGACAACAAAAAACTTTTAGATGTTCTTAATAATATAGGGGATCGTATAATAGAAAATAAAATGGTTTTGAATGACCTCGATACTGCGATTGGAGACGGAGACCACGGCATTAATATGTCAAGAGGTTTTACAAATGTAAAAGATAAACTAAAGGACCTCGAAGGTAAAGACTGTACTACAATTTTAAATACTGTCGCTATGACTCTTATTTCAACAGTCGGAGGAGCTTCTGGACCTCTGTATGGAACAGCTTTTATGAAAAGTGCCGCTGCAGTAAAAGGAATGGAATCCATCGACTCCAAAGCTTTTTTGAGCATACTCAAAGCTTCTATAGACGGCATCCAAATGAGGGGAAAAGCCGTAAAAGGTGAAAAAACAATACTCGATTCTCTTATCCCTGCATATGAAGCCTATGAGAAATCCCTCAGTGATGAAGAGTCTGGAACAAAGGCTTTAGAGCAGGCAGTAATAGCTGCAAGAGACGGAGTGGAGTATACAAAGACTATTAAAGCTACCAAGGGAAGAGCAAGTTACTTAGGAGACAGAAGTATTGGGCATGCTGATCCTGGTGCTACATCTACCAAATTGATTTTAGAGGCGATCTTAGAAGTTTTATAA